Proteins co-encoded in one Arachis hypogaea cultivar Tifrunner chromosome 11, arahy.Tifrunner.gnm2.J5K5, whole genome shotgun sequence genomic window:
- the LOC112720257 gene encoding uncharacterized protein isoform X1 gives MVWCEEKRELPNNGEFHSNQSNGVVVHRLRVGFVQSSEATCEKGEQSRGSKSHCWRRQHLQLCKIRKKIWVIKLGIPTSIVATNSIVVHWYIVKKCKVVNGIKHLPSTLFSFFLFTIEFLATVKLTYDAAQFLHLLISSLCSIAPIGLQNVFSLELTSTLLAKDNHNVFGLMQLVSVDDGQRSIRAYAGRRN, from the exons ATGGTTTGGTgcgaagagaagagagagcttcccAACAATGGCGAATTCCATTCCAATCAATCCAACGGAGTTGTCGTTCATCGTTTGCGAGTCGGGTTTGTGCAGTCGTCGGAGGCCACTTGCGAGAAGGGAGAACAATCGCGGGGGAGCAAGAGCCACTGTTGGAGGAGACAACACTTGCAATTATGTAAGATAAG aaaaaaaatttgggTCATAAAACTTGGGATCCCAACATCAATTGTTGCAACTAACAGCATTGTGGTACACTGGTACATTGTCAAAAAATGTAAAGTCGTTAACGGCATAAAGCACCTCCCATCGACCTTATTCTCATTCTTTCTCTTCACAATTGAATTTCTAGCGACAGTGAAACTCACATATGATGCAG CTCAGTTCCTACACCTTCTTATTTCATCTCTCTGCTCAATTGCTCCCATTGGTCTTCAGAATGTATTTTCTTTGGAACTCACCTCCACGCTTCTGGCCAAGGACAACCACAATGTCTTTGGCTTAATGCAGCTGGTTTCTGTTGATGATGGCCAGAGGTCTATTAGAGCTTATG CAGGTAGAAGAAATTGA
- the LOC112720257 gene encoding uncharacterized protein isoform X2 codes for MVWCEEKRELPNNGEFHSNQSNGVVVHRLRVGFVQSSEATCEKGEQSRGSKSHCWRRQHLQLCKIRKKIWVIKLGIPTSIVATNSIVVHWYIVKKCKVVNGIKHLPSTLFSFFLFTIEFLATVKLTYDAAQFLHLLISSLCSIAPIGLQNVFSLELTSTLLAKDNHNVFGLMQLVSVDDGQRSIRAYGRRN; via the exons ATGGTTTGGTgcgaagagaagagagagcttcccAACAATGGCGAATTCCATTCCAATCAATCCAACGGAGTTGTCGTTCATCGTTTGCGAGTCGGGTTTGTGCAGTCGTCGGAGGCCACTTGCGAGAAGGGAGAACAATCGCGGGGGAGCAAGAGCCACTGTTGGAGGAGACAACACTTGCAATTATGTAAGATAAG aaaaaaaatttgggTCATAAAACTTGGGATCCCAACATCAATTGTTGCAACTAACAGCATTGTGGTACACTGGTACATTGTCAAAAAATGTAAAGTCGTTAACGGCATAAAGCACCTCCCATCGACCTTATTCTCATTCTTTCTCTTCACAATTGAATTTCTAGCGACAGTGAAACTCACATATGATGCAG CTCAGTTCCTACACCTTCTTATTTCATCTCTCTGCTCAATTGCTCCCATTGGTCTTCAGAATGTATTTTCTTTGGAACTCACCTCCACGCTTCTGGCCAAGGACAACCACAATGTCTTTGGCTTAATGCAGCTGGTTTCTGTTGATGATGGCCAGAGGTCTATTAGAGCTTATG GTAGAAGAAATTGA
- the LOC112720259 gene encoding uncharacterized protein: MVMAAIRSINTVAEAMPRLTRFSLQAPKLVEVEFADGHVFKLSAEFLRINSPAVDGKIRSIGGEKVISGRRHVGIMSAEPVGNYGVRLNFDDLHKTGIYSWDYFYHLGSNKFTLMRNYIETLKKYGLSRDPRGKK, translated from the exons ATGGTCATGGCTGCGATTCGGAGTATCAACACAGTGGCAGAGGCTATGCCCCGACTCACCAGATTCTCTCTTCAAGCCCCAAAATTG GTGGAGGTGGAATTTGCCGATGGTCATGTATTCAAGTTGTCGGCTGAGTTTCTAAGAATAAACAGTCCTGCAGTTGATGGAAAAATCAGATCAATTGGAGGTGAAAAG GTAATATCTGGGAGACGGCACGTGGGAATCATGTCTGCAGAACCGGTAGGGAACTACGGGGTAAG GCTTAATTTTGATGACTTGCACAAAACCGGAATCTATTCGTGGGATTATTTCTATCACCTGGGAAGTAACAAGTTTACCCTCATGAGAAATTACATCGAAACACTGAAGAAATATGGGCTAAGCCGGGATCCACGCGGAAAAAAATGA